A genomic window from Pseudocitrobacter corydidari includes:
- the bioD gene encoding dethiobiotin synthase: protein MLNRFFITGTDTSVGKTVVSRALLQALAASGKRVAGYKPVAKGSKETPEGLRNKDALVLQSVSSLELPYDAVNPIALSEEESSVAHSCPINYTLLSNGLASLSEKVDNVVVEGTGGWRSLMNDLRPLSEWVVQEQLPVVMVVGIQEGCINHALLTAQAIANDGLPLIGWVANRINPGLAHYAEIIDVLSKKLPAPLIGELPYLPRAEQRELSQYINLSMLSNVLTVDRILA, encoded by the coding sequence ATGCTTAACCGTTTCTTTATTACTGGTACTGATACTTCTGTCGGCAAGACGGTGGTTTCCCGTGCGCTACTGCAGGCGCTGGCAGCCAGCGGGAAACGAGTAGCCGGGTACAAACCTGTGGCAAAAGGCAGCAAAGAGACCCCTGAAGGGTTACGCAATAAAGATGCGCTGGTGCTGCAAAGCGTGTCGTCGCTGGAACTGCCGTACGATGCGGTGAATCCAATTGCCCTGAGCGAAGAAGAGAGCAGCGTCGCGCACAGCTGCCCAATCAACTACACGCTGCTGTCAAACGGGCTCGCCAGCCTGAGCGAGAAAGTGGATAACGTGGTGGTTGAAGGGACTGGCGGTTGGCGTAGTCTGATGAATGACCTGCGCCCGCTTTCTGAATGGGTGGTTCAGGAGCAACTGCCGGTGGTGATGGTGGTGGGGATTCAGGAAGGGTGCATCAACCATGCGCTGCTGACGGCTCAGGCCATCGCCAACGACGGCCTGCCGCTGATTGGCTGGGTGGCTAACCGTATCAACCCGGGGCTTGCTCATTACGCGGAAATCATTGATGTGCTGAGTAAAAAACTGCCCGCGCCGCTGATTGGCGAACTGCCGTATCTGCCGCGCGCCGAGCAGCGTGAACTGAGCCAGTACATCAATTTATCCATGTTGAGCAACGTGCTCACGGTAGATAGAATCCTGGCGTAA
- the mlc gene encoding sugar metabolism global transcriptional regulator Mlc, translated as MVADSQPGHIDQIKQTNAGAVYRLIDQLGPVSRIDLSRLAQLAPASITKIVREMLEAHLVQETEIQEPGSRGRPAVGLMVETEAWHYLALRISRGEIHLALRDLSSKLVVEERLELALQDTQPLLKRIITQIDQFFIRHQGKLERLTSIAITLPGIIDTESGIIHRMPFYEDVKEMPLGETLAAHTGVPVYIQHDISAWTMAEALFGASRGARDVIQVVIDHNVGAGVITDGRLLHAGSSSLVEIGHTQVDPYGKRCYCGNHGCLETIASVESVLELAQVRMHQSMSSMLHQQPLTVESLCQAAVKGDLLAKDIITSVGTNVGRILAIMVNLFNPQKILIGSPFNQAADILFPAISDCIRQQSLPAYSKHISVEQTQFSNRGTMAGAALVKDALYNGSLLIRLLQG; from the coding sequence GTGGTAGCGGACAGTCAGCCAGGCCATATCGATCAAATAAAGCAGACTAATGCGGGCGCGGTGTATCGCCTGATTGATCAGCTTGGCCCGGTGTCGCGTATCGACCTCTCCCGGCTGGCGCAACTGGCACCTGCCAGTATTACCAAAATTGTGCGTGAAATGCTCGAAGCGCACCTGGTGCAGGAGACTGAAATTCAGGAACCTGGCAGCCGTGGGCGTCCTGCGGTGGGGCTCATGGTTGAGACGGAAGCGTGGCATTATCTGGCGCTGCGTATCAGCCGGGGTGAAATTCATCTCGCTCTGCGCGATCTCAGCAGCAAGCTGGTGGTGGAAGAACGTCTCGAACTGGCTCTCCAGGACACGCAGCCGCTTTTGAAGCGTATTATCACGCAAATCGATCAGTTCTTTATTCGCCATCAGGGGAAGCTGGAGCGGTTAACGTCCATCGCCATTACGCTTCCCGGAATCATTGATACGGAAAGCGGAATTATTCATCGGATGCCGTTCTACGAGGACGTGAAAGAGATGCCGCTGGGTGAAACGCTGGCGGCGCATACAGGCGTACCTGTTTATATTCAACATGATATCAGCGCATGGACCATGGCTGAGGCGCTGTTTGGCGCATCACGCGGGGCGCGGGATGTTATTCAGGTGGTGATTGATCATAACGTGGGCGCGGGAGTAATCACCGACGGTCGTTTGCTACATGCGGGCAGCAGTAGCCTGGTGGAGATTGGCCATACGCAGGTCGACCCGTATGGTAAGCGTTGTTACTGCGGTAACCACGGTTGCCTGGAGACCATCGCCAGCGTAGAGAGCGTGCTGGAGCTGGCGCAGGTGCGTATGCACCAGTCGATGAGTTCGATGCTGCACCAGCAGCCGTTGACGGTGGAATCGCTGTGCCAGGCGGCGGTCAAGGGCGATTTACTGGCGAAAGATATCATCACCAGCGTCGGCACCAACGTCGGGCGCATCCTGGCTATCATGGTGAATTTATTCAATCCACAAAAAATACTTATCGGTTCGCCGTTTAATCAGGCTGCCGATATCCTCTTCCCGGCGATCAGCGACTGTATTCGTCAGCAGTCACTTCCGGCTTACAGCAAGCATATCTCCGTTGAACAGACCCAGTTCTCAAACCGTGGCACGATGGCCGGGGCGGCGCTGGTCAAGGATGCGCTCTATAACGGATCGCTGCTGATTCGACTGTTACAGGGTTAA
- a CDS encoding LysR family transcriptional regulator, with protein MNIELRHLRYFIAVAEELHFGRAAARLNISQPPLSQQIQILEQQIGARLFARTNRSVNLTAAGKQFLADSRQIMLLVEEAAARAGRLHHGETGELNIGFTSSAPFIKAVSDTLSTFRRRYPDVHIQTRETNTREQISPLTEGSLDLGLMRNTQLPDTLEWEVILHEPLLAMIHHEHPLANQRAVSLTELADEPFVFFDPHVGTGLYDDILGLLRRYGVTPRMTQEVGEAMTIIGLVASGLGVSILPASFRRVQLMEMRWVPIIEEDAVSEMWLVWSKHHELSQAAQRFKQQLLAAAKISISDEKA; from the coding sequence ATGAATATCGAGCTGCGCCATCTGCGCTACTTTATTGCGGTAGCGGAAGAGCTTCATTTTGGTCGTGCTGCTGCCCGTCTGAACATCTCTCAACCACCGCTAAGCCAGCAAATTCAGATACTTGAACAGCAAATTGGCGCCCGTCTGTTTGCCCGCACCAACCGCAGCGTTAACCTCACGGCGGCGGGAAAGCAGTTTCTTGCCGATAGCCGCCAAATTATGCTGCTGGTCGAAGAGGCCGCTGCCCGTGCCGGGCGTTTGCATCATGGTGAAACGGGCGAGTTGAATATTGGTTTTACCTCTTCGGCGCCCTTTATTAAGGCGGTGTCTGATACGCTCTCGACCTTTCGTCGTCGCTATCCCGATGTGCATATCCAGACGCGCGAAACCAATACCCGTGAGCAGATTTCGCCGCTTACTGAAGGTTCGCTGGATCTCGGTTTGATGCGGAACACGCAGCTTCCTGACACGCTGGAGTGGGAGGTTATTCTACACGAGCCGCTGCTGGCGATGATTCATCATGAGCATCCGTTAGCGAATCAACGCGCGGTGAGTCTGACAGAGCTTGCCGATGAGCCTTTTGTTTTCTTCGACCCGCACGTGGGAACAGGTCTGTATGATGATATTCTGGGCCTGCTGCGCCGCTACGGCGTGACGCCGCGCATGACCCAGGAAGTGGGCGAGGCGATGACCATTATTGGCCTGGTGGCGTCCGGGCTTGGGGTGTCTATTCTTCCGGCGTCGTTTCGGCGGGTGCAGCTTATGGAAATGCGCTGGGTGCCCATCATTGAAGAAGATGCGGTTTCAGAAATGTGGCTGGTGTGGTCTAAACATCATGAACTTAGTCAGGCAGCCCAACGCTTTAAGCAACAGCTGCTGGCTGCGGCAAAGATAAGCATTTCTGACGAAAAAGCATGA
- a CDS encoding MFS transporter → MSRTTTADNEPAIDVRDNAPSRPNQFITRGTPQFIRVTLALFSAGLATFALLYCVQPILPVLSHEFGISPAGSSISLSISTAMLAIGLLFTGPLSDAIGRKQVMVTALLLASCCSLLSTMMTSWHGILIMRALIGLSLSGVAAVGMTYLSEEIHPSFVAFSMGLYISGNSIGGMSGRLLTGVFTDFFGWRIALAVISAFALASAIMFWKILPESRHFRPSSLRPKTLLLNFRLHWHDRGLPLLFVEGFLLMGAFVTLFNYIGYRLMLSPWSLNQAVVGLLSVAYLTGTWSSPKAGVMTTRYGRGPVMIFFTGVMLLGLLLTLFSPLWVIFPGMLLFSAGFFAAHSVASSWIGPRARRARGQASSLYLFSYYLGSSIAGTLGGVFWHRYGWNGVGAFIALLLVTALLVGTLLHRRLH, encoded by the coding sequence GTGAGCCGTACAACCACCGCAGACAACGAACCGGCTATCGATGTCCGCGACAATGCCCCATCCAGGCCGAACCAGTTTATTACTCGCGGCACACCTCAGTTTATTCGGGTTACCCTCGCACTTTTTTCCGCCGGGCTGGCGACCTTTGCCCTGCTCTACTGCGTTCAGCCGATTCTGCCGGTGCTGTCACATGAGTTTGGTATCTCGCCTGCGGGAAGCAGTATTTCACTGTCGATTTCCACGGCGATGTTAGCGATTGGGCTGCTCTTTACCGGGCCGCTTTCCGATGCCATTGGCCGCAAACAGGTGATGGTAACCGCGCTGCTGCTGGCATCGTGCTGCTCTTTGCTCTCCACGATGATGACCAGCTGGCATGGTATTCTGATCATGCGTGCGCTGATTGGTTTATCGCTCAGCGGCGTGGCGGCGGTCGGGATGACCTACCTCAGTGAAGAGATCCACCCCAGTTTCGTCGCCTTCTCGATGGGCCTCTATATTAGCGGAAACTCAATTGGCGGAATGAGCGGACGCCTGCTCACCGGGGTTTTCACCGATTTCTTCGGCTGGCGTATCGCTCTGGCGGTGATCAGTGCCTTCGCGCTAGCCTCGGCAATTATGTTCTGGAAGATCCTCCCGGAATCGCGCCATTTCCGCCCTTCCTCCCTGCGCCCGAAAACGCTGCTGCTTAATTTCCGTCTGCACTGGCACGATCGCGGCCTGCCGCTGCTGTTTGTCGAAGGCTTCCTGCTGATGGGCGCATTCGTCACCCTGTTTAACTACATCGGCTATCGCCTGATGCTCTCACCCTGGTCACTGAATCAGGCGGTAGTTGGCCTGCTCTCTGTCGCTTATCTCACCGGAACCTGGAGTTCACCAAAAGCGGGCGTGATGACAACCCGCTACGGTCGCGGCCCGGTGATGATCTTCTTCACCGGCGTAATGCTGCTCGGCCTGCTGCTGACGCTGTTCTCGCCTTTGTGGGTCATCTTCCCCGGCATGTTGCTGTTTTCCGCTGGCTTCTTTGCCGCGCACTCGGTCGCCAGCAGCTGGATTGGCCCCCGCGCGCGTCGCGCCAGAGGCCAGGCTTCATCGCTTTATCTCTTCAGCTACTACCTGGGTTCCAGCATCGCCGGGACGCTCGGCGGCGTGTTCTGGCACCGCTACGGCTGGAACGGCGTCGGCGCGTTTATCGCCCTGCTGCTGGTCACGGCGCTGCTGGTCGGAACGTTGCTGCACAGACGATTGCATTGA
- a CDS encoding carboxypeptidase M32, translating into MENKNYQHLTRTFQRLSRFSHLSAIAGWDMFAMMPPGGSNARSEALAELGVLQHQILTDKQVGEWLRNAEQENLNDLEQANLREMARHYQQAALLPESLVEAKSLAGSRCEHAWRTQRPNNDWLGFAENLKEVVKLSREEARIRAQAKNCSPYDALLDIFEPDMTSARLDVLFGDLKSWLPELLTKAVEKQASKTLIAPQGPFPVEHQRQLGLEAMKRLGFDFNAGRLDVSAHPFCGGVPEDVRITTRYNEHDLLSALFGVIHETGHARYEQNLPRNWLGQPVSYARSTAIHESQSLFFEMQLARSDAFLQHLLPAVVAQFGPQSAFEASNFVAWNQRVKPGFIRIDADEVSYPAHVILRYEIERALIDGEIEVDDIPALWDEKMRHWLGLSTEGNYRDGCMQDIHWTDGGFGYFPSYTLGAMYAAQLMHAARNAMPDLESRIASGDFSTLFEWLRQNIWQHGSRFGTSQLIQQATGEDLNSRYFREHLTARYL; encoded by the coding sequence ATGGAAAACAAAAACTACCAACACCTCACCCGCACCTTCCAGCGTCTCTCCCGTTTTTCACACCTTTCCGCCATCGCTGGCTGGGATATGTTTGCCATGATGCCGCCGGGCGGCAGCAATGCGCGTAGCGAAGCGCTGGCAGAACTGGGCGTGTTGCAGCATCAGATCCTGACCGATAAACAGGTTGGTGAGTGGCTACGCAACGCAGAACAGGAAAATCTTAACGATCTTGAACAGGCAAACCTGCGTGAAATGGCGCGTCATTATCAACAGGCCGCCCTGTTGCCGGAAAGCCTGGTCGAAGCCAAATCGCTGGCAGGTAGCCGCTGTGAGCACGCCTGGCGGACACAGCGCCCTAACAACGACTGGCTGGGCTTCGCGGAAAATTTAAAAGAAGTGGTCAAACTCAGCCGGGAAGAGGCGCGTATCCGTGCGCAGGCCAAAAACTGCTCGCCCTATGATGCGCTGCTGGATATTTTTGAGCCTGACATGACCAGCGCACGTCTGGACGTGTTGTTTGGCGATCTCAAATCCTGGCTGCCGGAACTGTTAACCAAAGCGGTAGAAAAGCAGGCCAGCAAAACGCTGATCGCCCCGCAGGGCCCGTTCCCGGTGGAGCATCAGCGCCAGTTGGGGCTGGAAGCGATGAAGCGCCTCGGCTTTGATTTTAACGCCGGTCGGCTGGATGTCAGCGCACACCCTTTCTGCGGCGGCGTACCGGAAGATGTGCGTATCACTACCCGTTATAACGAGCATGACCTGTTAAGCGCCCTGTTCGGCGTTATCCATGAAACCGGGCATGCGCGCTATGAGCAGAATCTGCCGCGTAACTGGCTGGGGCAGCCGGTATCGTATGCACGGTCTACCGCCATCCACGAATCGCAAAGTCTGTTCTTTGAGATGCAACTGGCACGCAGCGACGCGTTTTTACAGCACCTGTTGCCTGCCGTCGTGGCGCAGTTTGGCCCGCAGTCCGCTTTTGAGGCCTCAAACTTTGTTGCGTGGAACCAGCGCGTGAAACCGGGCTTTATTCGTATTGATGCCGACGAAGTGAGTTATCCGGCGCACGTGATCCTGCGTTACGAAATTGAACGCGCGTTGATTGATGGCGAGATTGAAGTAGATGACATTCCTGCCCTGTGGGATGAAAAAATGCGTCACTGGCTGGGGCTCTCGACGGAAGGCAACTATCGCGATGGTTGTATGCAGGATATTCACTGGACCGACGGTGGTTTCGGTTATTTCCCGTCCTACACGCTGGGCGCAATGTACGCCGCACAGTTGATGCACGCCGCGCGTAATGCAATGCCCGATCTCGAATCACGTATTGCCAGCGGTGATTTCAGCACATTGTTTGAGTGGTTGCGCCAAAACATCTGGCAGCATGGTAGCCGCTTTGGCACTTCACAGCTTATTCAGCAGGCGACGGGCGAGGACCTGAACAGCCGCTATTTCCGCGAACATTTAACCGCCCGCTATCTGTAA
- the asr gene encoding acid resistance repetitive basic protein Asr, with protein MKKVLALVVAAAMGLSSAAFAAETTAAPAPAASATTKAAPAKTMHHKKHQKAAAEQKAQAAKKHHKKAAKTEATKPVEQKAQAAKKHKKHEAAKPAAAEQKAQAAKKHHKKAVKHEAAKPASQPAA; from the coding sequence ATGAAAAAAGTATTAGCTCTGGTTGTTGCCGCTGCTATGGGTCTGTCATCTGCTGCATTCGCTGCTGAAACTACCGCGGCTCCGGCACCGGCTGCTAGCGCAACCACTAAAGCGGCACCGGCAAAAACCATGCATCACAAAAAACACCAGAAAGCCGCCGCAGAACAAAAAGCGCAGGCTGCAAAAAAACACCACAAAAAAGCCGCTAAAACCGAAGCGACCAAACCGGTAGAACAGAAAGCGCAAGCCGCTAAGAAACACAAAAAACATGAAGCCGCAAAACCGGCTGCTGCTGAGCAGAAAGCGCAGGCAGCAAAAAAACATCATAAAAAAGCAGTAAAACACGAAGCCGCTAAACCTGCTTCTCAGCCTGCTGCGTAA
- a CDS encoding trypsin-like serine peptidase produces MRRAVFVLLGSLSALSMAVHADDSDSGMSAKDVKTLFFGQDDRTLVTDATDSPWDAIGQLETVSGNLCTATLISPHLALTAGHCLLTPPNGKPDKAVALRFVSQKGVWRYEIHGIEGRVDASLGKRLKPDGDGWIVPSAAAPWDFGLIILRYPPGGITPLPLFEGDKAALTAALKAADRKVTQSGYPEDHLDSLYSHRDCVVTGWAQTSVLSHQCDTLPGDSGSPLMLKTDNGWQLIAVQSSAPGPKDRWRADNRAISVTGFRDKLEALATE; encoded by the coding sequence ATGCGTAGAGCTGTTTTCGTTTTACTGGGATCGTTGAGCGCGCTGTCGATGGCTGTACATGCGGATGACAGCGATAGCGGCATGAGCGCGAAAGATGTCAAAACGCTGTTTTTCGGTCAGGACGATCGCACCCTTGTGACCGATGCAACAGATTCCCCCTGGGATGCTATCGGTCAACTGGAAACCGTCAGTGGTAACCTGTGCACCGCCACCCTCATTTCGCCCCATCTGGCGTTAACCGCCGGACATTGTTTACTGACGCCCCCTAATGGCAAGCCGGATAAAGCCGTCGCGCTACGCTTCGTGTCACAGAAAGGCGTCTGGCGTTATGAAATTCACGGTATTGAAGGTCGAGTGGACGCTTCACTTGGCAAGCGTCTGAAGCCCGATGGCGATGGCTGGATTGTTCCGTCTGCCGCCGCGCCGTGGGATTTTGGCTTAATTATTTTGCGTTATCCGCCGGGGGGAATTACGCCGCTGCCGCTGTTTGAGGGTGATAAAGCCGCCCTCACTGCCGCATTGAAGGCGGCGGACCGTAAAGTGACGCAATCAGGCTATCCGGAAGATCATCTTGATTCGCTTTATAGTCATCGCGACTGCGTAGTGACCGGCTGGGCGCAAACGTCGGTGCTATCGCATCAGTGCGATACGCTACCGGGCGATAGTGGTTCACCGTTGATGCTAAAAACAGACAATGGTTGGCAGTTGATTGCGGTACAGAGTTCCGCGCCGGGGCCGAAAGATCGCTGGCGCGCGGATAACCGGGCTATTTCGGTGACGGGTTTTCGCGACAAGCTGGAAGCGCTGGCGACAGAGTAA
- the mdtI gene encoding multidrug/spermidine efflux SMR transporter subunit MdtI codes for MQQFEWIHAAWLGLAIVLEIIANIFLKFSDGFRRKFYGVLSITAVLAAFSALSQAVKGIDLSVAYALWGAFGIMATLAAGWILFGQRLNNKGWMGLGLLIIGMVLIKMA; via the coding sequence ATGCAACAGTTTGAGTGGATTCACGCCGCCTGGCTGGGGCTGGCTATCGTGCTGGAAATTATCGCGAATATCTTTTTGAAGTTTTCAGATGGTTTTCGCCGCAAATTCTATGGCGTTCTCTCAATTACCGCAGTACTGGCCGCGTTTAGCGCGTTGTCGCAGGCGGTAAAAGGTATCGATCTCTCCGTGGCCTATGCGTTATGGGGCGCCTTCGGGATTATGGCTACGCTGGCGGCGGGCTGGATCCTGTTTGGTCAACGCCTGAATAACAAAGGCTGGATGGGCCTCGGTCTGCTGATAATCGGCATGGTGCTGATTAAAATGGCCTGA
- the mdtJ gene encoding multidrug/spermidine efflux SMR transporter subunit MdtJ codes for MFYWILLSLAIVAEIIGTLSMKWAAVSNGSTGFILMLVMIAISYIFLAFAVKKIALGVAYALWEGIGILLITLFSVMLFGESLSAMKIAGLVTLVAGIVLIKSGTRKVKSQPVEAHHATV; via the coding sequence ATGTTTTATTGGATTCTTTTATCCCTTGCGATCGTCGCTGAAATTATCGGCACGCTGTCTATGAAATGGGCTGCCGTCAGTAATGGCTCGACTGGTTTTATTTTGATGTTGGTGATGATTGCCATCTCTTATATTTTCCTTGCCTTCGCGGTGAAAAAAATCGCGCTGGGTGTGGCCTATGCCTTGTGGGAAGGCATCGGTATTTTGCTCATCACGCTGTTCAGCGTCATGTTGTTTGGTGAATCACTGTCAGCGATGAAGATTGCCGGTCTGGTGACGCTGGTGGCGGGGATTGTGTTGATTAAATCCGGTACCCGTAAAGTGAAATCTCAGCCGGTGGAGGCTCACCATGCAACAGTTTGA
- a CDS encoding AI-2E family transporter, with translation MAKPIITLNGLKIVIMLGMLVIILTGIRFAADIIVPFVLALFIAVVLNPVVQLMTRWRIPRVLAISLLICLIIMVAVLLLASLGTSLNELARTLPQYRSSLHVPLQNIQPWLERFGVTVSADELIKYIDPNAAMTFVTSLLTQLSNAMSSIFLLLLTVVFMLLEVPQLPAKLQQLMVKPTEGMAAIQRAIQSVSHYLVLKTAISLVTGLVAWGMLEALGVRFAFVWGLLAFALNYIPNIGSVLAAIPPILQVLVFGGFYQALIVLAGYLLINLLFGNILEPRIMGRGLGLSTLVVFLSLIFWGWLLGPVGMLLSVPLTIVVKIALEQTIGGRSIAVLLSDLSDK, from the coding sequence ATGGCCAAGCCCATCATTACGCTTAATGGATTAAAAATTGTCATCATGCTGGGCATGCTGGTCATCATTTTGACGGGTATCCGTTTCGCGGCGGATATCATCGTTCCCTTCGTGCTGGCGCTGTTTATCGCCGTGGTGCTTAACCCGGTGGTACAGCTGATGACCCGCTGGCGCATTCCTCGCGTGCTGGCTATCTCTTTACTGATCTGCCTGATTATTATGGTTGCCGTCCTGCTGCTGGCGTCACTGGGCACCTCGCTTAACGAGCTGGCGCGCACGTTGCCGCAGTATCGCTCCTCTTTACATGTGCCGCTGCAGAATATTCAGCCCTGGCTGGAGCGCTTTGGCGTGACGGTCTCAGCGGATGAGTTGATTAAATATATCGATCCAAACGCCGCGATGACCTTTGTCACCAGCCTGTTGACACAGCTATCTAACGCGATGTCTTCGATTTTCCTGCTGCTGTTAACCGTGGTGTTTATGCTGCTGGAAGTGCCGCAGCTTCCGGCCAAACTCCAGCAACTGATGGTCAAACCGACAGAAGGAATGGCGGCTATCCAGCGCGCTATCCAAAGCGTGTCGCATTATCTGGTGCTGAAGACGGCAATAAGCCTGGTGACCGGCCTGGTGGCGTGGGGCATGCTGGAAGCGCTGGGCGTACGTTTCGCATTTGTCTGGGGCCTGCTCGCCTTCGCGCTGAACTATATCCCTAACATCGGTTCCGTGCTGGCGGCGATCCCGCCGATTTTACAGGTGCTGGTTTTTGGCGGGTTTTATCAGGCGCTGATTGTGCTGGCAGGATATCTGCTGATAAACCTGCTGTTCGGTAACATCCTCGAACCGCGCATCATGGGACGCGGGCTGGGGCTGTCAACGCTGGTGGTATTTCTGTCGTTGATCTTCTGGGGATGGTTGCTTGGGCCAGTGGGAATGCTGCTTTCGGTACCGCTCACCATTGTGGTCAAGATTGCCCTTGAGCAAACCATCGGCGGCAGAAGTATTGCCGTACTGTTGAGCGATCTCAGCGATAAGTGA
- a CDS encoding MFS transporter, with protein sequence MFRQWLALVIIVLVYIPVAIDATVLHVAAPTLSMTLGASGNELLWIIDIYSLVMAGMVLPMGALGDRIGFKRLLLLGSGLFGLASLAAAFAPDAGWLIAARAVLAIGAAMIVPATLAGIRTLFIDARHRNIALGVWAAVGSGGAAFGPLIGGMLLEHFYWGSVFLINVPIVLLVMALSARFVPQQPGRRDQPLNLSHAIMLIVAILLLVYSAKTAMKGLVAPWVIGGAFVTGALLLTMFVRIQLRAAKPMIDMRLFSHRIILSGVVMAMTAMIALVGFELLMAQELQFVHGFTPFEAGKFMLPLMVASGFSGPIAGVLVARLGLRTVATSGMALSALSFLGLSMLDFSTQQWQAWGLMVLLGFSAASALLASTAAIMAAAPKEKAAAAGAIETMAYELGAGLGIAVFGLLLSRSFSASIILPEGLTGDIAARASSSIGEAVKAAQTLTPTLAEATINAARTAFTFSHSVALSSAGMMLLLLAVGMWFSLAKAGKP encoded by the coding sequence ATGTTTCGTCAGTGGTTAGCGTTAGTGATTATCGTGCTGGTCTATATTCCGGTCGCCATCGATGCGACGGTGCTGCATGTGGCGGCGCCGACGTTGAGTATGACGCTTGGAGCAAGCGGCAACGAATTACTGTGGATCATTGATATCTACTCGCTGGTGATGGCCGGAATGGTACTGCCGATGGGGGCGCTGGGCGACCGCATCGGTTTTAAACGCCTGCTGTTGCTTGGCAGCGGATTGTTTGGCCTGGCGTCGCTGGCGGCAGCGTTTGCGCCAGATGCCGGTTGGCTGATTGCGGCGCGCGCGGTGCTGGCGATTGGCGCAGCAATGATCGTCCCGGCGACGCTTGCCGGGATCCGTACACTGTTTATCGATGCGCGTCATCGTAACATCGCGCTTGGCGTCTGGGCTGCGGTTGGTTCCGGCGGGGCAGCCTTTGGCCCGTTGATTGGCGGCATGCTGCTGGAGCACTTCTACTGGGGCTCGGTGTTCCTGATTAACGTTCCAATCGTGTTGCTGGTGATGGCACTTTCCGCGCGCTTCGTGCCGCAGCAGCCGGGCCGACGCGATCAGCCGTTGAACCTGAGTCACGCCATTATGCTGATTGTGGCGATCCTGCTGCTGGTGTATAGCGCCAAAACCGCGATGAAAGGGCTGGTTGCGCCGTGGGTTATCGGCGGGGCGTTCGTGACCGGCGCGCTGTTATTAACGATGTTTGTTCGTATCCAGCTTCGTGCGGCGAAGCCGATGATCGATATGCGTCTGTTCAGCCACCGCATTATTCTCAGCGGCGTGGTGATGGCGATGACGGCAATGATTGCGCTGGTCGGTTTTGAGCTGCTGATGGCGCAGGAACTGCAGTTTGTACATGGTTTCACGCCGTTTGAGGCCGGGAAATTTATGCTGCCGCTGATGGTAGCTAGTGGTTTCAGCGGCCCGATAGCCGGTGTGCTGGTTGCGCGTCTTGGCCTGCGTACTGTGGCAACGAGCGGCATGGCGCTGAGTGCGCTGAGCTTCCTTGGGTTGTCGATGCTGGATTTCAGCACCCAGCAATGGCAGGCGTGGGGGCTGATGGTGTTGCTCGGCTTTAGCGCCGCCAGCGCCTTGCTGGCGTCAACGGCGGCGATTATGGCCGCCGCGCCGAAGGAAAAAGCAGCGGCTGCCGGGGCGATTGAAACCATGGCGTATGAACTGGGTGCCGGGTTAGGTATTGCCGTCTTTGGCTTACTGCTGAGCCGCAGTTTTTCCGCGTCCATTATTCTGCCGGAAGGGCTGACGGGCGATATCGCCGCGCGCGCATCGTCGTCGATTGGCGAAGCGGTTAAGGCGGCGCAAACCCTGACGCCGACGCTTGCCGAGGCCACAATTAATGCCGCACGTACCGCGTTTACCTTCTCGCACAGCGTGGCGTTAAGCAGTGCCGGGATGATGCTGTTACTGCTGGCGGTCGGGATGTGGTTTAGCCTGGCAAAAGCGGGGAAACCGTAA
- a CDS encoding TetR family transcriptional regulator, whose amino-acid sequence MGYLSKDERREEIMQAAMRVALAEGFPAMTVRRIATEANVATGQVHHHFASAGELKAQAFIRLTRTLLDANPLPENATWRERLCSMLGSDDGGFEPYIRLWREAQLIAAKDPDIKAAYILTMHIWHDETTAIIRQGHAAQEFTLRDSPEHIAWRLIALVCGLDGMYALGMTDINDDAFDQHLEAAIALELFSLPRTHNI is encoded by the coding sequence ATGGGTTATCTGAGTAAGGACGAACGACGGGAAGAAATTATGCAGGCGGCGATGCGCGTGGCGCTGGCCGAAGGTTTCCCGGCAATGACCGTCAGGCGGATCGCTACGGAAGCCAACGTTGCCACAGGCCAGGTCCATCACCATTTTGCTTCGGCAGGCGAACTCAAAGCCCAGGCGTTTATTCGCTTAACCCGTACCCTGCTGGATGCTAATCCGTTGCCGGAAAACGCCACGTGGCGTGAACGCTTATGCTCGATGCTTGGCAGCGATGACGGCGGGTTTGAGCCCTATATTCGCCTCTGGCGGGAAGCGCAGCTGATTGCCGCGAAAGATCCCGACATCAAGGCTGCTTATATTCTCACCATGCATATCTGGCATGATGAAACCACGGCGATTATCCGCCAGGGCCACGCGGCGCAGGAGTTTACGCTGCGCGATAGCCCCGAGCACATTGCCTGGCGGCTGATTGCGCTGGTTTGTGGGCTGGACGGCATGTACGCGCTGGGCATGACGGATATTAACGACGACGCCTTTGACCAGCATCTGGAAGCGGCGATCGCGCTGGAACTGTTTTCACTACCGCGCACACACAATATCTGA